A genomic stretch from Etheostoma cragini isolate CJK2018 chromosome 8, CSU_Ecrag_1.0, whole genome shotgun sequence includes:
- the pth1a gene encoding parathyroid hormone 1a → MPWYDDKSLTLRGGVVSFLSCPLHELEVNMCNLDYKLVFISLCILHLFTLCEARPLRKRTVSEVQLMHNLGELKQVQERKVWLQMKLQGIYTAPAWGSSEETGRTRRRLHPEELPDLSDLTPEEIQ, encoded by the exons ATGCCATGG TATGACGATAAAAGCCTGACGCTCAGAGGAGGCGTTGTGTCATTCCTGTCCTGCCCCCTCCACGAGCTGGAG gTCAACATGTGCAATCTGGACTACAAACTCGTGTTCATTTCACTCTGCATTTTACACCTCTTCACCCTCTGTGAAGCACGTCCCCTAAG AAAAAGGACAGTAAGTGAGGTCCAGCTCATGCACAACCTTGGGGAGCTGAAGCAGGTGCAGGAGCGTAAGGTGTGGCTGCAGATGAAACTCCAGGGAATCTACACCGCCCCGGCGTGGGGCAGCAGCGAGGAGACCGGCCGAACGAGGAGAAGACTGCATCCTGAGGAGCTGCCAGACCTGAGCGACCTGACACCGGAGGAGATCCAGTAG